From the genome of Candidatus Acidiferrales bacterium:
GACGAGCGCCCCCGCAAACGTCTTGAGGTTCGGGCTTGGCGGGACCCATTTGAGGTCGGTTTCGTCAAACCAGAGAGTTGGCCGCCAGCCCTGCATCCAGATCACTTCGAGGTTCACCCCCATGCGCTTTTCTTGATTGAACAGGGTAGCCAGTTCGCCCACCGTCATGCCATGGCGGATGGGCATGGGAAAATATCCCACAAAGGAAAGCTTGTCCGGGTCAAGCATGGGGCCCTCGACGCTTCCGGTGAGCGGATTGGGGCGGTCAAGCACCATGAAGCCGATGCCCCGCTTTGCCGCCTCCTCCATGGCGTAGCCCATGGTGGTGATGTAGGTATAGAAGCGCACGCCGGCGTCCTGAATATCAAAAACCAGAACATCCAGGTCCTTGAGCATGTCATCGGTTGGCCGGCGACCCTGGCCATAAAGGGAGAAGACGGGAAGGCCGGTGGCGGGGTCGCGGCTCGACTCGACATCGCCCTCCCGGATTCCTTCCGGGCCATGCTCCGGCGAAAAAATCGCTTTCAACTGGAGGCCCGGTGCCCGCGCCAAGACATCCACCGAACGGCGGCCGTCATGTGTTTGTCCGGTCTGATTCGTAATCAGGCCGATGCGTTTGCCGGCAAGCGGCCGAAACTTCATTTTTTCGAGGACTTCAATCCCGGTCAGCACCGGACGTTTCGGCGCTTCTTTGGCGTGGAGAAACGGCGAGAGGCATAGCGTCCAGCAGGAAAACATTCCGAACCACAGCCGGCCGGATGACCCGGGGTAGCGCATCGAAAGCACCTCGGTTGAGTTGCCTTTCTGCCTGTGCTATATACACTGAAAGGAAATTTTTCGTCAACGAGACGCTGGATGTCGGTTGGGAGCCGAAAAACAGTTTGAGAACGCGCATGGCTGATTGGATCGCTCGCCTTTGCGGAACGGATGCATGCGCCCTTCTGTTGCTGGCGGCGACCCTCACGACCGCCTTTCAGCTCGCCCGCGCCGAGTCCCCAAAGACTGCCCAGGGCAAGCTTGCCGCCAGCAACGAGAAATGGGTTCGCAACACCCTGAGAAAAATGACGCTCGAGCAAAAGCTCGGGCAGATGATCGTCGTCGGCTATTTCGGCGAATTCATGAACGTGGAGAGTCCCCCTTATCGCCGGCTGACGGATTTGGTCGAGCGGGGGCAGGTGGGCGGAGTGATCGTTACCGCCCGCCGGGGGCCGCTCGGGGTGGAGCGCAGCCAGGCCTATCCGACGGCCGCTCTGGCGAATCAGCTCCAACGGCGGGCTCGCGTCGCGCTGCTCATTGCCGGCGATTTCGAGCGCGGCACCAGCCAACGCATTCTTGAAGGAACCTCGTTTCCTCACGCCATGGCGCTGGCTGCCGGCGGCGACCCGCAAGCAGCCTATGAGATGGGCCGCACGACAGCGCTCGAAGCGCGGGCGTTGGGCGTGCATTGGGTCTTCGCGCCCGTCGCCGATGTCAACGTGAACCCGGACAACCCCATCATCAATGTTCGGGCGTTCGCCGAAAATCCCGTACCGGTCGCCCAATTCGTCGCCGCCTTTGTCCGCGGCGCCCAGGAAGCGGGCACTCTCGCCACCGCCAAGCATTTTCCCGGGCACGGGGATGTCACGGTGGATTCTCACCTCGACCTTGCTGTCGTGGACCGAGACCGCCAGCGGTTGGAGGCAGTCGAGCTGGTTCCCTTCCGTGCCGCCATCGAAGCCGGGGTTGGTTCCATCATGACCGGTCATCTGGCCGTGCCAGCGCTCGACCCGGACAGGCGGACGCCGGCTACTCTCTCTCGTCCGGTGCTCACCGATCTTTTGCGCCGGGAAATGCATTACGACGGCCTGATCGCCACCGATGCGATGGACATGGCCGGGGTAGCGAACCAATGGCCTCCGGGGGAGGCAGCGGTTCGCGCCGTGCTTGCCGGCGCGGACGTGCTTCTGCTGGTTGAACCGGAGAGCGTTCTCCCGGCGCTCGCCGAGGCGGTTCAATCCGGCCGCATCCCGCCTGAGCGAGTGGATGCTTCAGTAACGAGGATTCTGCGGGCGAAGGCGCGGCTGGGCCTGAACAAAAATAGGCTCGTCGATCTCGAAAAACTCAACACCGTGTTCGGCCGGCCGGAGTATCGCCTGGCGGCTGAGCGCATGGCAGAGCGCGGCGTGACCCTGGTCCGGGATGAACCGCATCTCGTGCCGCTCGATTCCACCAAGCCCCTACGGCTTCTCCTCCTGGCCGTTTCCGCCGACCCGGATCCCTACCCGGCGGAAATTCTGGAGCGCGAGCTGCGCTCGAGAACCGACCAGTTGCAGGTCTTGCGTTGCGACACTCGGTTCGTAAACGCTCGGAGCCTTCGTCTGCCCGAAGCGTCCGACTACGACGTGGCGCTGATCGCCCTGTTTGTGCGGGTGATGGACCGCAAGGGCTCGCTCGGTTTGCCTCCTGAGCAGTCCGAACTGGTCACTCGCCTTCTCGCCGCCGGAAAACCAACCGTGGTCGCGCTCCTCGGCAATCCTTATCTCGCTCAGGCATTTTCTTCCGCTCCCACTGTGCTGTTGACCTTCAGCCACGTGGACGTGGCCGAGCGCGCCCTGGCGCGCGCTCTTTTCGGGCAGAGCGCAATCGCGGGCAAATTGCCCGTCAGCATACCCGGCGTCGCCAGCGCGGGCCACGGGTGGGAACGTGCCGGGAGCGCCATGCGACTTTCGCCCGCTCCGGCAGAGACGGAAGCGCGTCTTCAGCCCGTTTATCGTCTCCTGGGCGGCGCCGTCGCCGAGCGGGTCACGCCGGGCGGAATTCTGGCAGTTGGTTGGAAGGGCTCGGTGGCCGTGCACCCGTTCGGCAAGCTGACCTATGACGCAAACGCTGCCGCTGTGACTCCGGACACGATCTACGATATTGCCTCTCTGACGAAAGTCGTCGGAGCCACGACGCTCGTCATGCAGTTCGTCGAGTCAGGCAAACTTCAGCTCGACGCTCCTCTCAGCCGTTATCTGCCCGAGTGGCTTCTCCCGCGGCTTCGGGAGGAGGCTTCCGTCCGGGGGGTTCCGGCAGGGGAGGATCGAGCGTGGCGAGAACAGGTCACTCTCCGCCGACTTCTCACGCATAGCTCGGGCCTTCCCGCCTACAAGGAGTTCTTTCTTGATGCCAAGAACCGCGCCGAGATCGTGAAACGAACTCTGGCCACACCCCTTGCCTACCAGCCCGGCACGAAATCGGTTTATAGCGATCTCGGCGTGATTCTCCTGGGCGAGGTTCTGGCGCGCGTTTCCGGCCGCTCGCTCGGTGACCTGTTCCGAGAGCAAATCTTTTTACCTCTGGGGATGAGCACGACCATGTTCAACCCGCCCAAGTCGCTTCTCAAACGCATTGCGCCGACCGAATTGGACCAAAAACTGCGAAAGCGAACGGTTCACGGCCAGGCGCACGACGAGAACGCTTATGTGATGGGCGGCGAATCCGCCCATGCCGGACTGTTCGCCACTGCCGGCGATCTTGCCGCCTTCTGCCAGATGATGCTGAATGGCGGGATCTACGGTCACCAGCGACTCCTCCGCCGGAGCACCATGGAGGAGTTCACTCGCCGGCAAGGACCCGGGGATTCGACCCGCGCTCTCGGTTGGGACACTGCTTCGCCTGAGTCCTCCTCCGGCCATTTCCTCTCCTCGCGCACCTATGGCCACACGGGCTTTACCGGAACATCCATCTGGATCGATCCGGCGAAAGAACTGTTTGTCGTGCTTTTGACCAACCGCGTGCATCCCACACGCGAGAATGAAGCGATCCGGCAGCTCCGGCCGAGGGTCGCCGATGCCGTCGTGGAAGCGCTCGGGCTCAAACCATGATCGGCGAGCCGCTGAATCCGCGCGCCGTTCGCATGGATCTGGAATCTACTCGCAAGGTCCTGCGCATCATCCATTCGGAAGATCGCAAGGTGCCTCGGGCCGTGGCGCGGGAAATTCCTCGCATTGCCCGCGCCGTGGATATGATTGTCAAAGCCCTCCGGCAGGGTGGCCGGCTCATTTATGTC
Proteins encoded in this window:
- a CDS encoding glycoside hydrolase family 3 N-terminal domain-containing protein, giving the protein MADWIARLCGTDACALLLLAATLTTAFQLARAESPKTAQGKLAASNEKWVRNTLRKMTLEQKLGQMIVVGYFGEFMNVESPPYRRLTDLVERGQVGGVIVTARRGPLGVERSQAYPTAALANQLQRRARVALLIAGDFERGTSQRILEGTSFPHAMALAAGGDPQAAYEMGRTTALEARALGVHWVFAPVADVNVNPDNPIINVRAFAENPVPVAQFVAAFVRGAQEAGTLATAKHFPGHGDVTVDSHLDLAVVDRDRQRLEAVELVPFRAAIEAGVGSIMTGHLAVPALDPDRRTPATLSRPVLTDLLRREMHYDGLIATDAMDMAGVANQWPPGEAAVRAVLAGADVLLLVEPESVLPALAEAVQSGRIPPERVDASVTRILRAKARLGLNKNRLVDLEKLNTVFGRPEYRLAAERMAERGVTLVRDEPHLVPLDSTKPLRLLLLAVSADPDPYPAEILERELRSRTDQLQVLRCDTRFVNARSLRLPEASDYDVALIALFVRVMDRKGSLGLPPEQSELVTRLLAAGKPTVVALLGNPYLAQAFSSAPTVLLTFSHVDVAERALARALFGQSAIAGKLPVSIPGVASAGHGWERAGSAMRLSPAPAETEARLQPVYRLLGGAVAERVTPGGILAVGWKGSVAVHPFGKLTYDANAAAVTPDTIYDIASLTKVVGATTLVMQFVESGKLQLDAPLSRYLPEWLLPRLREEASVRGVPAGEDRAWREQVTLRRLLTHSSGLPAYKEFFLDAKNRAEIVKRTLATPLAYQPGTKSVYSDLGVILLGEVLARVSGRSLGDLFREQIFLPLGMSTTMFNPPKSLLKRIAPTELDQKLRKRTVHGQAHDENAYVMGGESAHAGLFATAGDLAAFCQMMLNGGIYGHQRLLRRSTMEEFTRRQGPGDSTRALGWDTASPESSSGHFLSSRTYGHTGFTGTSIWIDPAKELFVVLLTNRVHPTRENEAIRQLRPRVADAVVEALGLKP
- a CDS encoding DUF1343 domain-containing protein translates to MRYPGSSGRLWFGMFSCWTLCLSPFLHAKEAPKRPVLTGIEVLEKMKFRPLAGKRIGLITNQTGQTHDGRRSVDVLARAPGLQLKAIFSPEHGPEGIREGDVESSRDPATGLPVFSLYGQGRRPTDDMLKDLDVLVFDIQDAGVRFYTYITTMGYAMEEAAKRGIGFMVLDRPNPLTGSVEGPMLDPDKLSFVGYFPMPIRHGMTVGELATLFNQEKRMGVNLEVIWMQGWRPTLWFDETDLKWVPPSPNLKTFAGALVYPGVELLRAGGVSVGRGTDAPFEQFGAPWINTDDFLRYMKRRKIPGVRFSPARFTPRADIHAGQLCYGLRVRYTTRDASVVLPATLGIELLAALHKLYPKQFQLEQTIRLLGSEQTLERIKRGDDPRNISSAWAGAWWFWRQTQPYRYYLKRATSPAPEPVER